The window ACATTTGTTTCCTAACCCACAGGAAAAATTGGCCTGCAGGTTGGAGGGGAGCTATTCCTATAATTCCCACGTCTGAGCACCGTTTTCCTTTGTGGGTGCCCCGGTGCGatgtttccagatactctttttCCAGATGGACccacattccttttttttctctcccttgaaTTCACTTTTGCCCAGACATTTTTCATGGCGGAGCTGAGTCAGGAGGGCCACAAATACGGACGGCCACCTGGGTGTTGATGGCCGACCTCGGCCTCTTAAGCTCTCGCGGGACTACAAACACCATCCTCCCCACTGGCCCCTTTGGTTGCAAAGTTGTAATCCGTCATATTGGGGGAATGTCAGATTGAAGCCAACTAATTTAAACCTGGTTTAGCTGGTCCTGGAAGGCAGCTGATGGTGGGCTTCAGGTCATTCCAAAAAACCAGCAGAAGTCAAGATTTGGGCCACCCGACTAGATTGGAAAATGCCATTCTCTGAGGCTGCTGGGATCCTTTCGTGGGCAGCTTAGAGATCCTTTGCATTAAATCTCACCTCCAAACGGGTCTCTGTGGCAAGCATGGCCACCTGCAATCGGAGATCCAAGCTTCTCCGCCTCGCTCTGACGCCTCTGCCTTCCGTTTGCAGCATCTCGCCTGGAGGACACAGGGTGTGGAGAATTGTGCCATGCGTGGGAAGCTTCGGGTAAGCACGGTCAGCCCGGTGGTTACCGCCTCTGCGCCCTCGCCCATCCCCAGGCATTGGGACCGACCTTTTTGTTCCAACTGCAGGAGGAATGTTACAACTACATCAAAGTCTTGGTGCCCAAGGACAACCAGAAGCTCCTGGCCTGTGGCACCAACGCCTTCCACCCGGTGTGCCGGATGTACAAGGTAGAATTGAGCAAGGGTCTTTGGGGACCCACCAGCCACCCCATCAGCTCTCCTGGCAATGCCAGGGGGGCTTTTGGTCTCCCCCGAGGCTCTAGGGTGCTTTTTGGCTTTAGAGACGGGCTTCGATTGACCcccacccttcccctcggccccCAGATCAGCAACTttcaggaggaaggagaagagctGAATGGGCAGGCGCGGTGCCCCTTCGATGCCAAGCAGACCAACGTTGCCCTCTTTGTGGGTAGGTTTGGCTTGGAAAAACCCGCATTTCTCTACTCCGGTGCCATTTCAAAGACCTTTGGTGGGGGGCAGAGAAAAATCACTTTTGTGTCTGCTTAAAGTCGTCCTAAACTCTGGATCAGGCCAGAACGGTTTCAGCTGCTGGGTTTGAAGCACAGATGGGCAGCCgtagaaattatttaaataaagaaataattaggGGATGATCAACGAACAAGGGAAGGTGTTGGCAGGGGTCAAGATGAGCAGGAGGAGAAAGGGCAAAATTCAGGGGCGGCGCCCGAGAAATGAATCACGGCGTTTGGAACAGAAGCTGGAAAAATGGGAGGCAGGACCGGATGAAGGATTTGGAAGAGAGGTGCCTGCAGCGGGAACCCCCCTATTTTGCTAGTTGTTCCTGCTTCGGCTTCCCTTCTGATGGGGAAGCTTGTCCTGGATGTTGTGGCCCCTGGACCCAGGCAGCCCTGCAGATTTTCTCCTCTTTGCCCCCTTTCCAGAAGGGAATCTGTACTCCGCCACCGTGGCCGACTTCCAAGCCAGCGATGCGGTCATTTATCGGAGTTTGGGCGAGCGGAGCCCCGTGCTGCGGACGGTCAAATACGATTCCAAGTGGCTACGGGGTGAGGAGGCGTCGGGGCATCCCCtgagtggctcccaccctctctGGTtctttgcacatgctcagagacCATCAGGCCTTCCCTGTCCCAAACATGCTCGTCTTTTTCACTGCTGttttctcccccccgccccagaacCTCATTTCATTCACGCTCTGGAATACAAGGAGTATGTCTATTTCTTCTTCCGTGAGATCTCCATGGAGTATACCACGCTGGGACGGGTGAGTGCCCTCGTCGCCACCCTGGAGGGGGCCCTGTGGAACAGCCGTCGGGTAGTGACCGGGGGAATTCCTcttttcccctattttttttttccaatccatgCAAATGCAGCAGGATTAAAGTTAGTTGTGCAAATGTACCCTGGGTTGATCAAGGGGGCATCGGACAGCAGAACCATAGATGGGGCCCTCAGTCTCCAGAAAGGTTCCCCCACTTCTGTTTGCGGCATTAAGAGAGACTGCCTCTGTTTGTGGAGGCTCCACGTGGactgtgtgtcttttttttttttaaggaactttATTAAGGGGACTTCTGTTGGGGAAAAACACGTGGCCTATGTGTCTTAACAGCCACAGATTGCCCTCTCTCCTTTGTGCCTTGGCTAATTCTCTTTTCATGCTGGAGAGAGTTCTTGGGTTGGGACTCTGAGCACACTGGTCCTGTACATGGAGGTTTTGCTTTGCATGTTTTCTTCTCTGGCTGTGAGGCCTGAAACGGCAGGGGGTCTGCAAGAGTCTCCAGGGAAGGGGTTTAATCTCCCGTATTTCCCTCTGAAAATCCCAGGTGATCTTTTCCCGCGTGGGAAGGGTCTGCAAGAACGACATGGGCGGGTCCCCTCGGGTGCTGGAGAAGTACTGGACGTCGTTCTTGAAAGCCCGGCTCAACTGCTCGGTCCCCGGGGATGCCTTCTTCTACTTCGACGTCCTCCAGGCCGTCACTGAGGTCACCCAGGTGGACAGACGGCCAGCCGTCTTTGGGGTCTTCGCCACCCAGTCCAACAGGTAACCAGCTCAGAGGCTCAGCCCTCCCGCCGAGGGCTGCAGTCTTTCTCGTGCGGGTGTGAACAAGCCCCTTTACACTCTGCCTGGCAGGACCTGAGCTGCGAAGGGCACAGCTTAGATCCTGAGGGGGTTTTTGAGTCCCCCGTATAATTTTGACCGCTTTGGGTTTGACCCAGCATCACTGGTTCGGCTGTCTGCGCCTTTTACATGGATGAAGTGGAGCGGGTGTTCAACGGGAAATTCAAAGAGCAGAAAAATGCGGATGCTGGTTGGACGCCCATCTCCGAGGACAGGGTCCCAAAGCCCAGGTATTGAAAACAACTTTTCCCCAGGCCTGTTACATTCAAATCACGCTTCCCCTTTGTCAGGATGTGGAATCCAGCCATCGAATAATGGGGTCTGTAGGGGTTAGCTAGCCAAGGTACTTGCAGTAGAAATTAGGAATGCAATTCGTAAGCTGGTGGAGACGGCGGGGCCTCTGCTCCAAGGCCAAGTGAACCTGCCTATCAGTAGCTGTTAGAAGAATACGCAGCTGCTGTAGATGAGTGTAGAAAAGCTTCTAGAGTAGGGAGGGGTGAAGGGGCTTTTGTACCAGTAGTTTGACGGGCTTTTCCCCAGTTTGATCTTTGAACCAAACCTGCTCACTTCGtattaataaagatttctttcCTATCCTACAATGGCTTGTGATTAAGAACTTCTAAATTGATATCAAGGACCAGGATCATCACACCCTTCCTCCTCTGGGCTTACAGGTTGTGTTTCAGAACAAACCCTTGAATCAAGTTTCTAGCCCCTAAGATCAGGAAGAGATGTTTAAACCTCTGAGTTTCTGGCCCTGAGGTCTTGTGAAAAGATGCTGAGAAGCCTATTGGCTTAGTTTGTAAAAAAATTCAAAGTATGCTTACCTTTGAGTATATTCGCAGCCAGAACAAAGCTTCTAGTCCTCAGCATCTCAAGGCTATGTTTCAAAGCCCGCAGGCAGGAAAGCTGCATACCATGCTCCCTACGCTCCGCCATCTCTCCCCCATCATCTTTGGGGTTCCTCTTCCTCTGCAGACCCGGCTGCTGTGCTGGAGTTGGCAAAGCCTCCGCTTACCGAACCTCCAACGATTTTCCTGACGCCACGCTGAGCTTCATCAAATCCTACCCTCTCCTGGATGAAGCCGTGCCCTCTGTTGCCGAGCACCCCTGGTTCACCAAGACCTCCAGCAGGTAGGAGCGCGTCGTCTTGGCACGGCTGCCAGCTTGGCAGAAGATTTGCAAGCAGCTTCAGCTCCCTTTGGGCACGGATCAACCGTGGAGCcagggggagaaagagaagtgGCTGAGATGGCCTTGAAAACCACCCCCAGCTCCGCTTTTCCCCTGGAGAGTAGATCAAACAGTCCATTTTGGAGGGTTGCGGGAGCCTTGTGCTGGTTAGAATCATTGGCAGGGGAGAGATCACAGTCTATTTTCATCCACTTCACCTGCCCTTTGCAAACCGGGCCGCCTCTCCCTGTCTGGGTGCATCGGGAGGCCCAGATCCAGAGATTAACTTCAAGCCTTTCTCAACGCGAGAGCCCAGATTTGCAACGGGACGGTTGGGCGCGAAGGGCCTTCACCGTGTCATGTCTCTCTCTCCCACTCAGGTACCGGCTGACCCGCCTGGTGGTGGACACCTCCGCGGGCCCCTTCCGGAACCGCACCGTCCTGTTCCTGGGCTCGGAGGACGGCTCAGTGCTGAAGGTCCTTTCCCGCCCTGCCGAGAACCACACTGTGGAGACCCTTCTCCTGGAAGAGGTCTCGGTCTACCAGCCGTCCCGGTAGGTCCCCTTGGTGGGCAGCGAGGGCCGGGGCGAATCGGGTTCCGCTGTCTCGGCTCGATAACGCTACACTTCCGGACTGGCCATTAAAAAACGGTAAATAGGAATCAGGGCGGAACGCCGGTCTCCACTCCTTGTCAGTCCTGTGCCCCTTCGGTGACAAGCTGCTCATTTTCCACTCTGCTCTACTTTTCAAAATTCATCTCCTTTCACACCCTGTTTCCTCCAGCAGCGGCACAGACACCATCTTCCCCTGACAGGTTTCTTTATCTCCGCTGCCGCCTTTCCTAATAGACACCTGCCTTTCCTTTCCCGGGAGCTGGGCACGGCCTGTGCTCCCACCTGGCACTTTGCACAAAGCCCATATGGTGCTTGGTCTCCCTGAAGGGGGCCCAGCCCcaacactcccccccacccccgtcctTCCTTAAAGGTGTCAAAacaagaagggggggaaaaaccacTGGGCATGAGAAGTGTAGTGTCAATATGGCCAAAGGGCAACGGAAAACATTAAATTGAATTCCATCCCAGCGGTTGAGAAGGAAGGCCCCAGTGTTGCTCTTCTGGGTGCAAAAAAGGCCCATTTTCTCCTAGGTGTCAGCGGGCCCTGCCCTTTTGTCTCTGGATCAATGGTTCCTGCAGTTTATTTAAAAGACACACACGCAAGCAGCTGGACCTGTTCGTCCCAAAGATTGGGGAGATGGAGAGAGAATGACGTTCCCATCCAAATCTGTTTTCATTCCGCTTTTGAGTTGCTTGAAATTAGGTCTGCCTGAAATTAGTTGTCCCTTCTTTGGAACGGCTCCCCTCGCCTCGCCTCCCCCGCCGCTGCAGTCAGCCCCCTTCCTCCCACACTGGAGTGCAATTTGCATTGCCCCCCCTCCTGCTTTTCAGTGTTAACATCATTTGCAGGTGCTCTCGATGTGAAATGACATGACGCTGCTTTGCTCCCCCTATGCAGGGAAGGCTCATCAGCTTCTTGAactggcagggttttttttcccttaatggtCCTCCTTTAAAATCTGCAGTTGCCATTCCTGCAGGCCAGATCCCCAAATCTGACTGAATCCGTCCTTGCTTGGTCTGAGGTCAAGAATCAAGAGAATGTCCTTCTGGACACTTGGTGTCTGGAGAAAAAAAGGGCTTTGTCTATCTCTTGCTTGCAAACTTTCCAAAATGCACATCAGGGCTGCATTTTTCTGAAACTTTGCTTCCCGCAAGGGCCAGTGAAGATGTAACTCTTAACACAGCTAAGCAGTTAACAGCAGGACCATCTAAGCCATCTGGGCTGATCCAGAGAAGCCGGCCACGAGAACTCCCGAGACGCGAGGCTCAGCCAGGCTGcgaacttggggggaaaaaaaccttggaAAAAAACGATTGCAAACTTCTGTGTGGCTCCCAAGAAAATGGAGAGGACACGTGGCTGAAGAACGTTGGAGCTGAGCTTGGCTCTGTGGGAGGCTTGGCAGAATGTTTTGCCCGAATCAGACCGAACGTGATATAATTTATACTTCATAATTGTTCGCTTATTCCAGCTACAGATAGTTATGTTGCTGGTCTCAGTATGTTGCTTTTTGCAGCGTGATGAATGGCTTCACTTTCTGGCCTGTTTTCATGTAATCTTTGTATTGGTATATCTTCTGCTGGAAAGGCGATAGATCACCTGCCATAAAGTATGAccatttttttacttttgtaaCAACCAGGCCCCCAAATCTTTGTCTCTTGTTAAGAGCTGAAAAGGAGCTGAATATTGTCAGCAGGCGCTACTGGGGCAAAATGAGAGAAGCTTTTATTTAACTGGCAAAAATGTCTCTatcttgttattttaaaaaaatctgccccTTATATCTTTGTTCGCTAGGGTTTTGGTGTGTTTGTTTTCAGATACTTCTTGCAATCCACCCACTGCTCTGTTGGAAGACACTGATTTCGACCCACAGGTTCAGATTGGCACTGAAGCTGTTGCCAATcttaaatggatggatggatgatagaagagatagatagatagatagatgatagatagatagatagatagatagatagatagataggagatagattgatagatgagAGATGGATgacagatgatggatgatggatggatagattttattttttaatgctagTTTTCTCACTGCCGTGTGCTGGGCAGACACTCGCACGGACACAATCAATCAAAAGTTGGCAAAAGTGGGAGAATTCACCTGCACCATTCTCTGCCTTTCCTGCACAGGTGTAGCGTGAAGTGTGAGGATCGGCAGGTCCTGGGCTTGGAATTGGACAAGGCAAACCACGCCCTCTATGTGGCCTTCTCCGGCTGCGTGGTGCGGATGCCCCTCAGCCGCTGTGGGTCCCACGGCACCTGCCGGAGGTAGGAAGGCCGAGGGCACCGAGATCCCTTTCTGCTGTGCTGGCCATGGGTGGGTGGTGGGATCCTGGGAAGGGTGGCCGTTggtgctgcgggggggggggtcgtaGTCTGCGGGGGAGCCACGGGGCCCCCACATCCCTCCCTGGGAACTGCTTTTCCTGGAAAATAATATTACGGTCCAGTTAGTCAGGTTGTCCTGCTCCAGGCAAAGGGATTAAAGTCAGCAGAGCATCTTCAGCTGTACCGAATCCAGATATTTTAGCCAAGGTGGGGTCAGAGATGGGATATTCCTGTGGTCTGGAATATGCCAAATGGTGGCTGCTGTTTCTAGACTTCAGAGTTCAGAGAAAGAACTTGGTGGTGTTCCGGGATAGACTGCCTCTCCCCCTGGAGGCTCCATTGTGACCGATAGCTAGGAACCAAGCCCTTCTCCCCCTCTCAGAGGGGCTTGATCTTCCCAGTCCATCCTCTGAGAAACGTGGGGGTTGATGCTCACCACAACCCTGTGGAGCAGATTTCTCCACCCAGTTTTGGGGGGGTGCAGGCATTTcccctcctccctgcctctcGTTGCAGGAGCTGCCTCGCTTCCCGGGATCCCTACTGTGTCTGGCTGCCCTCCGGGACTTGTGCAGACTTCAACAACGAAATCAGGTCAGCCAAACAcgttgcatttatttaaaaaaaaaacatttgcgaTCACACTcacttctatttctctttttgaaCTCATGCTGGAAAAAcagctttaaaggaaaaaaaaaacacctgaaatGAAACAGCTGTTTCCATTCCTTACCCTGCCTGGAATTTGGAAACCAAAAGTTGGAACCGGGTTGGAGCTTCCTTGACTGGCTTTGTCCCCCTCTTCCTTTCTcgccatgaggactagaaacgcGCTTTTCAATTTGCTTTTATAAAGatccgtttaaaaaaaaaaaagcagaggggCTTGGGGTGTGCATGAAGagggtttctctctcttttggggTCTTCCTtccaacaatatttttatttatatttattgtctacttgtaatcacatttttatatatcctgtttttatatattaattatattgtgtatttattgttttattgattacttcattgtaaaccgcccagagtccctctggtgggaggagatgggcggtgagagatttgatagatgatagatagatagatagatagatagatagatagatagatagatagatagatgatagatagataaactacCTCGCCCCACCCCATCTTCACCCagtcttccccccaggtgcaatttGCCCACCCTGCGGCCTGCACTCAGCCCCGGCTCCTCTGTTCTCAAGCCGGCAGAGAAGGGCGTCCCTTCTGGGCCCTTTGCATGCACGAAcgttaatttccttttttctcccttgtCCTGGATGCTGCCCAACCGATTAATTTGCGGCTGCTCCTTTGACAATGTCTCCTTTCGCTTCCCTCCCGTTTCCCCACAGAAGCGGATTTGAGCAAGACGTTGAAAACGCAGCCAGGCACTCAGTGAATTGTCAAGGTGCGCGGTTTTTGGGGAAGcagaaactggggggggggggtttggatCCAGGGGTGGCTCCAAAAACCAGCTTCGTCGAGCCCAACGGCAGGGCGAGCGTGGTGGCTGCCCGCCACGGTTGCTAAATGCCCCAAACCACCTTCGCCCTTTCTGGCTCAATGTGCACGGGCAGGCAGCAAATAGCCGGGTTGGCCCGTTCGGCCTGGAGGAAAAGTTGGAGGGGCGACCCACCGAGAGGAAAGTTCTTGGGAATTTCCTGGGGAATTAAAGAGCCCAGTTTTAAGGCGGTCTCAGTTCGGGCACGATCCTCTGAGGGATCCTGGCCGCGGTCGGTCGTTCAGACAGAGAAGCGGTGCATCCTTGGGGCCACAACAGGACAGCATCTTTAACTCTGTTGCTGTGACATTCCGGGGAAAGACGGTGTTGCCCCTGTGTCGGGCAACCTGGCTGCTCTCTGCTCGCCAGCTGCGCCCCCTTGGCCAAGCCAGGTATTTTCGGCTTCTGCCCCTCACCTCCCCCTTTCTGTTCCAGACGGCGCGATGTCCACAGGGGAACACGACAGCCTCAGTGACTCGGCATATGGTCAGTATCCCCCTGCATCCTTTTCCAGATTTCCCTTCTTCCccattcatttccttccttccatcacaTCTTCCTGCTTTTCAGCCGCCTCCCCCAtcccttaaatcagtgtttctcaaacttgggcactttaagatgggtggacttcaactcccagaattccccagccaggctggggaattctgggagttgaagtccacccatcttaaagttcccaagtttgagaaacactgccctaaatggTGCATTGCATGGGGGGACGGATAAACAGACACTGACTGACATAAGCAGCTGTATCAGACAGGTGAGTTAAGTTCCTCCCAGCTTCCCAGCTTGGCTTCATCCCCCAGTGCCAGGGTGGGTAGGGTCCCCTCTGAAAGACCCCTGTAAAGTTTTCAAGCATTGCCAGAGGAACTGGTGGGCTGCTGTTCAGGCCAAGGTGGGTGATCCCGCAAATCCAGACGTTGCAACTCTTTGGCTGGCAAAGGAGCCTTCTTTGACCCCACTGGGGAACCCAAACTAAGCCCCCTCTCGAAAGGTGTCTCAGCAATCGAAGGCTGAAGATACTTTTGGGTGCCCCACATGAAACGTGTCTTTCGAGAGGGGGCAGGACAGACACCTTCCCTTGATGGGGAAAGGGACATGCAGCAAAAGAGGATGACAGACCCATAAATATTTGGGGTGGGCTTGGAGACTctcaggggaggggagaatctcTGCAAAGAAACCTCCAAGAAGGGGGCCCTGTCGTGCTCCAGAGGGGGTATCTTGTCTTTCTCTACCCCCGCCTTCCAGCAAAGATTTTGCAGAAATGGGGCTAAGAGTTGGGGTTGATGTAAACAGGGGTGCTGTCCATCCGTTGGCAGGTCCCCCGTGAATGGTCTATTCTGAGAACGCTACAGGGTGTGGGgggcagcaggttggggaaggtgggaATAAATCAGTTTGGGCCCTGAATGCTCCCCCTTTGCCGTGATGTTGCAAAGGGGCAGCAAGCCGGACGCACGGTTTGGGAGGACCCAGAAGCCGAGCTTTTTGAGCAGCGTCCTGCTGGGGAATAAGAGGTGGCCAGCCCCCTCTCCCCCAGCCAGGAATGCTGGAGggggcccttcccttcccttcgctTCCCGCGCCCTCCAGCATCCTCCAAATTGGGCCACTGTGAAGCTAATccgttggaaggaaggaaattaaatcCAAAGCAGCTCCATTAATTACACAGCAGGGGAGCAAAATCTCTTGATTgaattgggggggagggagacTGAGGTGGGGGGGAGGCTATTGTTATGgggcaaaaggaagggaaggggcacaGAACAGAGGCCTCTTGTTGGGGAGGAAGAGCAGGGTATTTCTCTTGACCCCGAAATGCTCTTTCCATCTTCCCTCTGCGTTTCCTCTCAGCTCCTGGGATCAGGTGGATGGGATCTTCTGGGATCAGCTCAGGTGGATGGGATCTTCTGGAGCATTGCCCGCCCCCGTCCTCCCCCCATCCTTGCAACCCTCCATCGCTTATCTTCTGCTCCCCATGAGGAGATGCCAAAGCTGCCCGCCTGGAAGGAGCTCTGGGCGGGGGCCGGGCATGGCGTTGGTGGGGCTGGCCGACACGCAGGCAGCTCGGGGTGGCTGGCAGTTGCAAAGCTCAACGGAGAAACCAGGGTTAGGGGAGGCTTCGAGCATGGAGCAGGCCCCCGGTTCAGCCTTCCAGGTCAATCAGGCGCTGCTCGTCTCCCAGTTGGTGCTGGCAGCAAATGGCCGGACTTGCTTTTCAGCCAAATGGTTGTTTGGCCATCCGTACCCTCCATTTAGAAGTGGCATGCTTTCTCACAGAtatatcccccccacccccgagtgGGATGGAGCAGAGAGACTTGGGTTCGAGTCCCTCTTTAGGCCTAGAAACTTGCAGGCGTGGGTGTAAGCCCCCTCACTTTCTCCGTCTCTCTCCATCTTAGCCTGCCCTGCAGGGCTGTTGTTAGAGATGTAGGGAGGCCTTCGCCCAATCCACCTTTTGCTCGGGGAGGGAAGGCAGATGGAAACCTGATGGTGTGTTTGTCGCCGCTGACACAGGAGAGCTGCAGACTGCCCCAACCATCTCCGGGCTCTCCTCAGAGGCGCCCACGGGGGCCCCCTCTGCTAGCTTGGCTCCTGGCGCCCACCCAGCCCCCGCTGCGGGGGACCCCTGTTTCACCCTCCACGTGGCTGTGAGCACGCAGGGTAAGAAGGTGCTCCTCTTCTGTGACCCCCCAATAACACTTGCCTGCACGGGGCCACTAACTCGAGGCGGTGGAGGGGGGCAGCGGGCAGAGGGTAACCTGCAACCCGGAACGTCGGGGCATGCGAGTGAGGCTGCGCACCGTTGGACCCACGCGCTGCATGTGCAATGGGGTGGACCCCCCCAGAGGGGCCTTCTGGCATCTCTGCAGGCATGTGGGTCCGGGGTCAGAAGAGGCCCCCATCTGAGCAGGAAGGACCCAGCAGGGTGCTATTTCAGATGAAGTTGAGGGGAGAAACATTGCATGGGCAGGAACAACCCAGGCCTTTATCTCTTCCTCCCTTGGTGGGACTACAGATCCCACCATCCACTGCCAGCATGGCTAAGAATCAGGGGGTGGTAACCCAAGagcatggggggcaggggggcactGTCCTCACTATAAGGCCTGAAATTCAAACCTCGGGCTGCAGTAGCCAGATTGTGCCAGCCCACGTTGCGGGTTCCTGTTGTGATTTTCACCGTCTGCGCTGGCTTTCCGTGGCTCCGGTCATGACTCCGGCGGGGTCCGTGTTTTTCCCTTGCTGCTCTGGCCAGGATGTTGTCCCCTCACCCTCACCCCCTTCAAGCATTTTAGCAATCTTTCGAATGCACCCGGAGTGTTTCTGGCTTTTGAAGCGGACATCGGAATAATTTTGCTCTAGGATTGTCTTGGACACGAAGCGGGATGGTCCACATTTTCCCCATTCCTGGCAGGGTTGGCACGTGGGGCAAAGGAAGCCATATTTGTGCCAGAAAAAGCCAGggacaggagggaaaaaaactatACCATGGCAAGGAGGGGGTGGGAAGCCTGGCCTGCACAGGAGAGCAAACGGGTGGGGATGGCTCTTAACAGCAGGGCTGGTTGGGGAAATAGACATAATGGGCATGCAATGTGGGCATTGCTCTTGGGCATGCGGAGCCCAAAAGCTggaaatctcattttttttcccagcatccCCAGACAGTTGCCGGGACAGTGCAAAATCATGGTGCATTTTTCTGCCAGCACAGACCCCCCCTTCCAAAAAAGGGACAGATAGATATTATGCTTCAATTTAGGAATGAACAGACCAGCAGGATGAATGCTGAGGCTCGTCCGTTCTGTCAGACCTAGTTAGGCATGGACTCTGTAACCAATTCAAGGCCAGGTTGCTCTGTGCATGCTCAGAGGTTTCCCCAAGGACCACAGACAGGCTCAGCTGCCCACCTCCTTGAGGACTAGAAGCTTATGTTGGGAAATGAAAATCAAAACCAGGGCACCCTGTTTTGGTTCCATAACCTTCCCTTCAACCCTCTTGCGTAGATTTCCAAAGTTTCACTTGCTCGACTATGAAGCTTAGAAAGAGATCTCTGGGTTGGCAGAGACCTGCCTTCTACGTGTttgggattacagctcccatcatcctccaCCATTTAGGATGGAACTTGCTCCGGATAGGACTTGAAACCCATTTCATCTCCAGGGTAGCTGCTCCAGGAAGACGGTGTAGGCATGTTCTGGTTAAACAGGTCTGGAGGTTTTTTGCATCCCACCGAGAACCTGCAGCTGTCTTGTCCCAGAAGCGAGCCCTGTGCATGGTTTGTGCGTTGGAAATGTGCTGCTTTAGACTctcttgtggaaaaaaaaaatccccagactTTGCTTTGTCTAGAAACTAGGGAAGCTGTGGCAGGCAAGATAAAGCtggtctctctccctctttccttcctgatctcctcccccccacccccgatttTTTAAAGCCCTTTTATTGCCTTGCAATGGAGATAAAACATTCGACagtcaatgaaatgtctgcagagcTGGAGGAAAACTTGCAAGCTACCCATTTTTTCTGGCCTTGAGTGCAAGAGTAGAGCCACCCCCCAAACAAAATCTCCCCATctcttgcccccccccaccccaacatacACAAAAGCAGCCTTGAACAAGCCTTGGGAAAAAGGGCTTGCtgaatgaaaatgtatttaacaGTTGAAATATGAAAAAGCGGATTGCTTCTGTTGGCCGTTTGAAGGTGTCCGGATGTATGGGACTACGATTCCCCATCCACCAGAAGGGCCCATTTTCCAGGGGCAAAACCTTTTCCCAAACAAATCCAGCTTAGACCCTTGGCGCCCATTCTGGAATCATTGCAGCGGAATGAGAACGGAGATGCCTGGTCATAACAGAAGTGCCC of the Candoia aspera isolate rCanAsp1 chromosome 17, rCanAsp1.hap2, whole genome shotgun sequence genome contains:
- the SEMA6C gene encoding semaphorin-6C isoform X1 is translated as MVLTSPLPAFFLVLASAASFPKDLAPLHIVSEAETGQYPSFHGLAGENDSAVLGLDFQSMLQINKTLFIAARDHVYAFDLGQTKDSFAPKRHLAWRTQGVENCAMRGKLREECYNYIKVLVPKDNQKLLACGTNAFHPVCRMYKISNFQEEGEELNGQARCPFDAKQTNVALFVEGNLYSATVADFQASDAVIYRSLGERSPVLRTVKYDSKWLREPHFIHALEYKEYVYFFFREISMEYTTLGRVIFSRVGRVCKNDMGGSPRVLEKYWTSFLKARLNCSVPGDAFFYFDVLQAVTEVTQVDRRPAVFGVFATQSNSITGSAVCAFYMDEVERVFNGKFKEQKNADAGWTPISEDRVPKPRPGCCAGVGKASAYRTSNDFPDATLSFIKSYPLLDEAVPSVAEHPWFTKTSSRYRLTRLVVDTSAGPFRNRTVLFLGSEDGSVLKVLSRPAENHTVETLLLEEVSVYQPSRCSVKCEDRQVLGLELDKANHALYVAFSGCVVRMPLSRCGSHGTCRRSCLASRDPYCVWLPSGTCADFNNEIRSGFEQDVENAARHSVNCQDGAMSTGEHDSLSDSAYGELQTAPTISGLSSEAPTGAPSASLAPGAHPAPAAGDPCFTLHVAVSTQGVRQEPEARDAAGSVHFTFLIGCVFVAFILGAFLSGLLVSCYCSHSFQRAKRPGKDPEGGIQRPLSLRSLAKMNTLLEGQAKEGRMEAAATQLYATLLPGEKELPSAGAKAGVREHPELSGLPTPESTPELPTKGMTAIRNQWEKNQNFNNAKDAQGKALPFHPPAPNAFPFPGPGGVPGRLHGYDAPLAGYLDEKKIPNSERVLARPPQCCLPKGVEVTTLEELLKHLHGAGGSPQKGPACVPPAFLSPAVAFANQVQPKVPNLESAPYYSASTLPRRLDVPPDTPSLACPDKGGRPAAHRHSLCAAPKLVNLGGAGGGLLLHQPSLGQAGRLPPALLTRVHSTGTSLPPEGPHAIFLARQHSYGDQVPLPSHGGLKRSVSLMKPGTAAQPLFQPSSPPAQPSGPFNY